From one Triticum urartu cultivar G1812 chromosome 3, Tu2.1, whole genome shotgun sequence genomic stretch:
- the LOC125547592 gene encoding putative F-box/LRR-repeat protein At5g02700 — translation MAAASAAHPSGAKKTISPGVDRISLLPDEILGAVISFLPTDAAAAARTGALSRRWRHLWRSSPLDLDDRHIPGPRDCPDRAGAVSKILSEHQGPVRRLRIESIGDPDLGAWLRSPALDKLQEIDIDAPRYSDPLPLTTLRFAPGLRVARFVSCSLPGALDVVDAPAFSFPRLNQLALVSIYMRERALHGLLAGCPVLEGLLLEGCGGIDRLRINSPTLRSVAVCDRYYTKGIVVENAPRLERLIGADWPFTTPYITVISAPKLEILGSLVDDFSRFRLPSTVSQEMVADNLKMPMRSVKALHLTSCGPNLNSVVVFLKFFPCLQKLYITTSPQSAMENAYQLDPQDPIECLDHLREIVLQCYVGKETDVNFAKFFVLHAKALELMKCGVNDVCTEEWRADQYRRLQFDCRASQNAQFDFRSDFNRRIAICFHDNQTLSMADPFESSCMLCRKGWSV, via the exons AtggcggcggcttcggcggcTCACCCTAGCGGAGCCAAGAAGACGATATCTCCCGGTGTCGACCGGATCAGCCTCCTACCCGACGAGATCCTCGGCGCCGTCATCTCCTTCCTCCCCACCGATGCCGCTGCCGCCGCGCGCACCGGCGCCCTCTCCCGCCGCTGGCGCCACCTCTGGCGCTCCTCGCCCCTCGACCTCGACGACCGCCACATCCCCGGCCCCAGGGACTGCCCCGACCGCGCCGGGGCCGTCTCCAAGATCCTCTCGGAGCACCAGGGCCCGGTGCGCCGCCTCCGCATCGAGAGCATCGGCGACCCCGACCTCGGCGCGTGGCTGCGGTCCCCGGCCCTCGACAAGCTCCAGGAGATCGACATCGATGCGCCCAGGTACTCCGATCCGCTGCCGCTGACCACGCTCCGCTTCGCGCCGGGCCTCCGCGTGGCCAGGTTCGTCAGCTGCTCGTTGCCCGGCGCGCTGGACGTCGTGGATGCGCCGGCGTTTAGTTTCCCGCGGCTGAACCAGCTCGCCCTGGTCTCCATTTACATGCGGGAGCGCGCCCTCCATGGCCTGCTCGCCGGTTGCCCTGTCCTCGAGGGCCTGCTGCTTGAAGGTTGCGGCGGAATCGACCGCCTTCGGATCAACTCGCCGACACTTCGAAGCGTCGCCGTCTGTGATCGATACTACACCAAGGGGATAGTCGTGGAGAATGCCCCGCGGCTGGAAAGATTGATCGGAGCCGACTGGCCTTTCACCACGCCGTACATCACGGTAATCTCGGCACCGAAGCTGGAGATCTTGGGCTCATTGGTAGACGACTTCTCTAGATTCAGGCTACCGTCCACAGTTTCTCAG GAAATGGTTGCTGACAACTTGAAAATGCCGATGCGCAGTGTGAAGGCTTTACATCTCACATCTTGTGGCCCTAATCTCAATTCAGTCGTTGTCTTCCTCAAATTCTTTCCATGCTTGCAGAAGTTGTATATCACG ACATCTCCGCAGTCGGCCATGGAAAATGCGTATCAGCTTGACCCACAAGATCCTATTGAATGCCTTGACCATCTCAGAGAAATAGTGTTGCAGTGCTACGTGGGCAAAGAAACAGATGTTAACTTTGCCAAGTTCTTTGTTCTGCATGCTAAAGCACTCGAGTTGATGAAATGTGGTGTCAATGATGTATGCACAGAGGAATGGAGAGCTGATCAGTACAGGCGTCTGCAGTTTGACTGTAGGGCTTCTCAGAATGCTCAGTTTGATTTTAGATCTGATTTTAACCGTAGAATTGCTATATGTTTCCATGATAATCAGACCCTGTCCATGGCTGATCCCTTTGAAAGCTCTTGCATGCTTTGTAGAAAAGGTTGGTCAGTTTGA
- the LOC125547591 gene encoding protein NEN4-like codes for MATEAAKEEMVFFDVETAAAPSPSDSSGQWWLLEFGAILVCPRRLVELASYSTLIRPGDPSAVSRRFSGDPSLSAAFRAAPPFADVADDIFALLDGRVWAGHNIRRFDCHRVREAFAAAGRAAPEPVAVVDSLSVLAQGFGRRAGDLKMATLAAYFGIGKQTHRSLDDVRMNLEVLKHCAAVLMLESNLPAGVLPGADDGAVTRRRAATSSTTTAPATPPRPPPAAAVLKVNGRSSCKRDSTGKVVAAARGAATATTSGGARRVRRPMTTPPFSMVLRHSRAIVR; via the coding sequence ATGGCGAcggaggccgccaaggaggagatGGTGTTCTTCGACGTGGAgacggcggcggcgccgtccccCTCCGACTCGTCCGGTCAGTGGTGGCTGCTGGAGTTCGGGGCCATCCTCGTTTGCCCGCGCCGCCTCGTCGAGCTCGCCAGCTACTCCACCCTCATCCGCCCGGGGGACCCCTCCGCCGTCTCCAGGCGCTTCTCGGGCGACCCATCCCTCTCCGCCGCGTtccgcgccgcgccgcccttcGCCGACGTGGCCGACGACATCTTCGCGCTCCTCGACGGCCGCGTCTGGGCGGGCCACAACATCCGGCGCTTCGACTGCCACCGCGTCCGCGAGGCCTTCGCGGCGGCCGGCCGCGCCGCGCCGGAGCCCGTGGCCGTCGTCGACTCCCTCAGCGTGCTCGCACAGGGGTTCGGACGCCGCGCCGGGGACCTCAAGATGGCCACCCTGGCGGCCTACTTCGGGATCGGGAAGCAGACGCACCGCAGCCTCGACGACGTGCGCATGAACCTCGAGGTGCTCAAGCACTGCGCCGCCGTGCTCATGCTCGAGTCCAACCTCCCCGCCGGCGTGCTCCCCGGCGCCGACGACGGCGCCGTCACCAGGCGCAGGGCCGCGACGTCTTCTACCACGACGGCGCCCGCgactcctcctcgtcctcctcctgcCGCCGCGGTTCTGAAGGTGAACGGGAGGTCGTCGTGCAAGAGGGACAGCACGGGgaaggtggtggcggcagcgagGGGAGCGGCGACGGCCACGACTAGCGGTGGTGCTCGGAGAGTGCGACGGCCGATGACGACGCCGCCGTTCAGCATGGTCCTTAGGCACTCCAGGGCCATCGTGAGATGA
- the LOC125542357 gene encoding uncharacterized protein LOC125542357 — protein MASSASLLHPSTLAPASSPPLPRRPQLGLRSSPRRPRGVSLTAAAAASPDVEKEPSSSPPAPPDEPSDLSAVAESVKVLKDAAKTRKVPAAEVLAALAKIKKAKLDTSTFFETLGGTESPGRTWMLIFTGQGSKLEKGSYFPVTAVQRFDAAGQRIENGVYLGPVGSLTFEGRLSWKKKILAFVFERIRVKVGPLPSLEIPFGGGDTSREPSTKDPFFLWFYVDEEIAVAQGKGGGTAFWCRCKRVPA, from the exons atggcCTCGTCCGCCTCCTTGCTCCACCCTTCCACACTCGCTCCAGCCTCCTCGCCGCCCCTGCCGCGTCGCCCGCAGCTCGGCCTCCGCTCGAGCCCTCGCCGTCCCCGCGGCGTCTCGctgaccgccgccgccgccgcgtcgccGGACGTCGAGAAGGAGCCCTCCTCGTCGCCCCCTGCGCCTCCTGACGAGCCCTCCGACCTATCG GCCGTGGCGGAGAGCGTGAAGGTGCTCAAGGACGCGGCCAAGACGAGGAAGGTGCCGGCCGCGGAGGTGCTGGCGGCGCTGGCCAAGATCAAGAAGGCCAAGCTcgacacctccaccttcttcgaGACCCTCGGCGGGACCGAGTCGCCGGGCAGGACGTGGATGCTCATCTTCACCGGCCAG GGTAGTAAGCTCGAGAAAGGCAGCTACTTCCCGGTGACCGCCGTCCAGCGCTTCGACGCCGCG GGCCAGAGGATCGAGAACGGCGTGTACCTGGGCCCGGTGGGGAGTCTGACCTTCGAGGGGCGGCTGTCGTGGAAGAAGAAGATCCTGGCCTTTGTCTTCGAGCGGATACGCGTCAAGGTCGGTCCGCTGCCCTCCCTGGAGatccccttcggcggcggcgacACGAGCAGGGAGCCGAGCACTAAGGACCCCTTCTTCTTGTGGTTCTACGTGGACGAGGAGATCGCCGTGGCGCAGGGCAAGGGCGGCGGCACCGCCTTCTGGTGCCGATGCAAGCGCGTCCCGGCATGA
- the LOC125542356 gene encoding uncharacterized protein LOC125542356, with product MASSASLLHPSTLAPAFSPPAPRRPSQLDLRSSRRHHGVSVSLAASSSAASPEVEKEPSSPSTPRLDDSSALSAVAESVKVLKEAAKTRKVPADEVLAALAKIKKAKLDTSAFFETLGGTESPGRTWKLIFTAQGSKLGTGSYFPVTAVQRFDAAGQRIENGVYLGRAGSLSFEGRLSWKKKILAFVFERVRLKLGLLPSLEIPLGGGDVGREPSTKDPFFLWFYVDEEIAVAQGKGGGTAFWCRCKRVDGQGRRPAFWYFGFNII from the exons atggccTCGTCCGCCTCCTTGCTGCACCCTTCCACGCTCGCCCCAGCCTTCTCGCCGCCTGCACCCCGGCGCCCGTCACAGCTCGACCTCCGCTCCAGCCGCCGTCACCACGGCGTCTCGGTCTCCCTCGCCGCCTCGTCATCCGCCGCGTCGCCGGAGGTGGAGAAGGAGCCCTCCTCGCCGTCCACCCCGCGGTTGGACGACTCCTCGGCCCTATCG GCCGTGGCGGAGAGCGTGAAGGTGCTCAAGGAGGCGGCCAAGACGAGGAAGGTGCCGGCCGACGAGGTGCTGGCGGCGCTGGCCAAGATCAAGAAGGCCAAGCTCGACACCTCCGCCTTCTTCGAGACGCTCGGCGGGACCGAGTCCCCCGGCAGGACATGGAAGCTCATCTTCACCGCCCAG GGTAGTAAGCTCGGCACAGGCAGCTACTTCCCGGTGACCGCCGTCCAGCGCTTCGACGCCGCG GGGCAGAGGATCGAGAACGGGGTGTACCTGGGGCGGGCGGGGAGCCTGAGCTTCGAGGGGCGGCTGTCGTGGAAGAAGAAGATCCTGGCCTTCGTCTTCGAACGTGTGCGCCTCAAGCTCGGGCTTCTGCCCTCCCTGGAGATCCCACTCGGCGGCGGCGACGTGGGCAGGGAGCCGAGCACCAAGGACCCCTTCTTCCTGTGGTTCTACGTGGACGAGGAGATCGCCGTGGCGCAGGGCAAGGGCGGCGGCACCGCCTTCTGGTGCCGCTGCAAGCGCGTCGACGGGCAAGGGCGGCGCCCCGCCTTCTGGTACTTCGGTTTCAACATAATTTAG
- the LOC125542355 gene encoding alanine--tRNA ligase — protein sequence MAAPAGPTRLAYFDDMWALRAPATILSLHQEEGGRRAVVLDATVFHPQGGGQPADTGVIVSAAGGARFLVEDVRVKDGVVFHYGRFEDAAGEELSQGQSVSLEIDAERRKLNSRLHSAGHLLDNCMTNLGLKLEPGKGYHFADGPFVEYKGVVPADKLQDKKLELEKEANELISKGAKVLVSVFSYDEAAKLCGGALPSYISEGSTPRIVKFGDYPGCPCGGTHVADIADIGNLKVTNIRVKKGVTKVSYSISP from the exons ATGGCGGCTCCGGCAGGGCCCACGAGGTTGGCCTACTTTGATGACATGTGGGCCCTCCGCGCCCCCGCCACCATCCTCTCCCTCCATCAG GAGGAGGGCGGCCGGCGAGCCGTGGTGCTGGACGCCACCGTCTTCCACCCGCAGGGCGGCGGGCAGCCGGCCGACACGGGCGTCATCGTCTCCGCGGCCGGCGGCGCCAGGTTCCTCGTCGAGGACGTGCGCGTCAAGGATGGGGTG GTCTTCCACTATGGCAGATTCGAGGATGCTGCTGGAGAGGAGCTCAGCCAAGGGCAGAGCGTCAGCTTGGAAATAGACGCGGAACGGCGCAAACTCAACTCCAG GCTTCACTCTGCAGGACATTTGCTGGACAATTGCATGACCAACCTTGGCCTTAAGCTGGAACCTGGGAAAGGATATCATTTTGCTGATGG GCCTTTTGTTGAGTATAAAGGAGTTGTTCCAGCGGATAAATTGCAGGATAAGAAACTTGAGTTAGAAAAGGAGGCAAATGAACTGATTTCTAAAGGAGCCAAG GTCTTAGTCTCTGTTTTCTCTTATGATGAGGCCGCTAAATTATGTGGAGGTGCTCTGCCTAGCTACATTTCAGAG GGTAGCACTCCCCGCATTGTGAAATTTGGTGACTATCCTGGCTGTCCTTGTGGAGGCACTCATGTAGCCGATATCGCAGACATCGGTAACCTAAAG GTCACAAATATACGAGTCAAGAAAGGTGTGACTAAAGTTTCCTACAGCATCAGCCCATAG